The window GTCAACCCCCACTAAGGTTGACCCCAAAAAGTTGGAGTTTTCACAAGTACATAAGCCAACAAGTCAACTCGAGGGCAGATGCAATCTTTCAAAAACCAACCTTTTTCATCAGAGCAGTATACTGGGAGATTCAATAACCAGggaaaaaagtaaatgaaagCAAAAGAACAGGTTTCTAGGTATTTTTGAAGTGGAAAGTAGATTTTTCGTCTGCCagatttaaaattaatgaaCTATGTCACCCGCCATATGCAACAGCAAGGCTACAAAGAAAGCCTCAAATGAATGCAGAACTCTGAGCTAATTGTATCTTGAGCTAAACAAATCGATCCTTTTCATTTACCAAAACTGAATTACAGCCTAACCATAAGCCAGAGCAATAGTTATATCAAGAAATATAGACACACTttccaccttaagaaaagaaaagtaaagagaAACACCAAGCTTGCTAGGGTCCGAGGTCAGTCCCAACGTGCATCCCACAACTACTTACTCTTCATATATCCCACCCCCACGTACGACCCCCCAACAAGGCCATCCATTCCACCCACCAAGCTAGTGCTTCTGACCCCCTTTTGTGAACAAAGTTGATAGCTATATGTTATCAACTCATATATATTTAACAGCAAAAACGTTTATACTGTAGGTATCTGGTGCATGTATTGCCATCATGGAACTGAcgatttgttaaaaaaaatatatggaaagcCTTTGGAAATCATAAAGCTACGTTACTACATTAATGAATCATGAGTTAACACTTGCAtggatacataaatattatttatgtaatatTGGTGATGGAGAATGAGAAATTCGAATTGATATATAGTATTCAGATgaatatgacttttttttttctaagcaggATGAACatatcatacatacatacatatatattatatatatatatatggtataagaATGTGAGGACTAGCTTTGGGAATGGCCAGTAGGCATGTTTGCTGACACTGCAGCTAGCACAAGAACCAGACATGGGCTCACACGTCGAAGCCGTTTGTTTCCCATAATATATTACTTGCATTGACATAAACCAATTTAGCTAATTACTAAACTACAGCCTAACCATAATCCAGAGCAAAAACAACAACATTTGTCcacctttaaaataaaataaaacctcaAAAGGTGAAGGGGCTGTCCCTACGTGCATCCCACAACTATTTCTTCTTCATATACACCACCCCCACGACCACCAACAAGGCCATCCACCCGCCAAGCTCATCTCATCAAAGACCCACGCGCGCCTATACAATTCAATTATATCGCATACATGGCGGCGCCGCAACCACATGAATCGCAACTATCACCAAAGCTGCCACCTCCACCTCGATTGAGAgcaagtagtactagtactagttcCCCAGCCACAACAACAGCACCATCCCCAACGCGGCCGCCGCCTGTCTTCCTCCAGCCTTCCCATAAACGAAGTCCATCCAAATCCACTAGGCTTCTCAGACGTTTTCGTTCTGTGTTTCGGTCATTCCCGATAATAACTCTCCCGTCCTGCAAGATCCCCATCTCGTTCCACGTAAGTCGGCTCCATGACCACAATGGCCACATTCATGGAGGGACGCACATGACCGGTACCATTTTCGGGTTCCGTAAGACTAGGGTGAACCTTGCAATCCAAGAAACTCCAAGGAGTCTTCCTATTCTTCTTCTTGAGCTCACAATACCGACGGGGAAACTTCTACAAGACATGGGAATGGGACTTGTTAGAATTGCATTGGAATGCGAAAAGCATCCCAACGAGAAGACCAAGATCATCGACGAGCCGATATGGTCGTTGTACTACAATGGCCGAAAATCGGGTTATGGTGTGAAGAGGGAGCCAACAGACGATGATTTGAACGTAATGCAAATGTTGCATGCAGTGTCAATGGGAGCAGGTGTTCTACCCAGCAAAGTGATGACTTCGGATCATCAGGCGCAGGATACTGAGTTGATGTACATGCGAACGCAATTCGAGCGGGTGATTGGCTCAAAAGACTCCGAaacattttacatgatgaatctTGACGACAACAACGGGCCTGAACTAAGCATCTTTTTTGTTAGGATCTGATGATCCCATATATGGAAATCGAGAGCTAGGCAATTAAGTTATCATGATTTGCATCAAAAAGTAAACTTTTCATGCAATCGAGATTGATCATTGTATCATAGCAAATGATATTTAGTTATAACATTCTGTGTACATCACATgacatgcatcatgcatgtagTGCCaagaaggatatatatatatatatatatatatatatgttgaaagtAGCTGTGTTGGTGCCAAGCAGATATGTTGCTTCTGGCAATTATCAGAGGCCCCTGCAGGCTAGCCAGGGAATTACCTCAAGAACTGAACTGTGccataatattgttaattattacCAGTGTTTCGTTAGAGTTTTTGTTGTCTTTGGGAACAACGGAAAAGAGCCAAAAACAAGTACGTACTTTGAAAcatccatttttattttccttttataattgACGAACTGTACGTACATTTCAGTGAACGCGGACGAAAGTTCtcagccaaaaaaaaataataataataatattagatatagaaGGTATAAATAtcgtttaattattttaaaaaaataaaatttaataataaaaaaataattttatgagatgCCTAGTTTGCATGCTCAAACATTATATGTCATATATTATCAACAATTATCGTAgtttacttttcaaatattactcaaacagtataacatattttttaatttttaattttcaatatttttatctgttcattagtatctaattattattcaagcataaaattcaataaatttttttaaaatttttaaataaaaaaagtacatgcaatttttttccaaatttcaaaataaaaaataatattaaatatttaattatatttaaataatttttaactttataatatttttaatcatttttttttccttaaaatcttataaaatatcgTAATTAAAACTATTTCACTGCTATATATtcaaaaactatttcattactatttatataattcatgtTTAGCTGTAACAGTACCTTTTTGAAACATTTGACAATCTGTGTGCcagctttttgtttttaacgttaaaatattt is drawn from Juglans regia cultivar Chandler chromosome 5, Walnut 2.0, whole genome shotgun sequence and contains these coding sequences:
- the LOC108987410 gene encoding protein MIZU-KUSSEI 1; this encodes MAAPQPHESQLSPKLPPPPRLRASSTSTSSPATTTAPSPTRPPPVFLQPSHKRSPSKSTRLLRRFRSVFRSFPIITLPSCKIPISFHVSRLHDHNGHIHGGTHMTGTIFGFRKTRVNLAIQETPRSLPILLLELTIPTGKLLQDMGMGLVRIALECEKHPNEKTKIIDEPIWSLYYNGRKSGYGVKREPTDDDLNVMQMLHAVSMGAGVLPSKVMTSDHQAQDTELMYMRTQFERVIGSKDSETFYMMNLDDNNGPELSIFFVRI